The Acetobacter vaccinii genome has a window encoding:
- a CDS encoding Abi family protein yields MKRPFAKPATTHAQQVVLLQQRGMVIADPVAAEFYLQHLNYYRLGAYWLPFEDDHATHTFRPGTHFAQVLDLYVFDRELRLLVLDAIERVEVSVRSQWAYQLAHQHGPHAHLDVSLAFKPHLWQTNLDKLSDEVGRSDEAFIKHLQNTYSESLPPVWAVCEVMSLGLLSRWYNNLKPMPTRRAIAAAYGVDEKVLESWLRHLSLVRNTCAHHSRLWNREFTITPLLPRNKPAGLAAQFQAGSRKLYNALVILLHCMDVIAPQHHWRTRLKDLIARHGVSVAAMDFPANWQNLPIWQDPKPGTP; encoded by the coding sequence ATGAAGCGCCCCTTCGCCAAGCCTGCCACCACCCACGCCCAACAAGTAGTGCTGCTTCAGCAGCGCGGCATGGTCATAGCCGACCCGGTTGCCGCCGAGTTCTACCTGCAGCACCTCAACTACTACCGGCTGGGCGCCTACTGGCTGCCCTTCGAGGACGACCACGCCACGCACACATTCCGTCCCGGCACCCACTTCGCGCAGGTGCTCGACCTTTACGTGTTCGACCGAGAATTGCGCCTTTTGGTGTTGGACGCGATTGAACGCGTGGAAGTGTCGGTGCGAAGCCAGTGGGCCTATCAGTTGGCGCATCAGCATGGCCCGCATGCACACCTGGATGTCTCACTGGCGTTCAAGCCCCACCTCTGGCAAACCAACCTCGACAAACTGAGCGACGAGGTGGGCCGCTCTGACGAGGCCTTCATCAAGCACCTGCAGAACACCTACTCGGAAAGTTTGCCGCCGGTGTGGGCCGTGTGTGAGGTGATGTCGCTGGGCTTGCTCTCACGCTGGTACAACAATCTAAAACCCATGCCCACGCGCCGCGCCATTGCAGCGGCCTATGGCGTGGACGAGAAGGTGCTGGAATCCTGGCTGCGGCACCTCTCACTGGTACGCAATACCTGCGCGCACCACAGCCGTCTGTGGAACCGCGAGTTCACCATTACGCCACTGCTGCCGCGCAACAAGCCTGCAGGGTTGGCGGCACAGTTTCAAGCGGGTTCGCGCAAGCTTTACAACGCGCTGGTCATCCTGCTGCATTGCATGGATGTGATCGCGCCACAGCATCATTGGCGTACTCGTCTGAAAGATCTGATCGCCCGGCACGGTGTGTCCGTGGCGGCCATGGACTTTCCAGCCAACTGGCAAAACCTGCCCATCTGGCAGGACCCAAAGCCAGGCACGCCATAA
- a CDS encoding type I restriction endonuclease subunit R — translation MAKKDYSEDLLIQAPTAELLEKQLGWESVFAQDEGAKGGWGPDSLLGRASDAEVVLTRDVLAALKRLNPGLPDAAYQDALAVVVQDDITKSLIAQNEEKYKLLRDGVPVKYRDATGRLVDKRLRLIDFDEPKNNRYLAVRELWVRGKLWLRRPDVIGFVNGLPLVFIELKRFEVHIDSAYKKNYADYLDTIPHLFHWNALVIISNGHDAQYGSLTSSKEHFYRWKRLDEDDAEPGKDQPLLPILLQGMLHQQRLLDIVENFILFDASEGSTHKIVARNHQYLGVNRVIDRLTSADPKIQAEVAAGQLGVFWHTQGSGKSYSMVFLTEKIHRKLSASWSFVVITDRTELDDQIASTYTNCGRANSKTDQAKNGVALRSMLRDQNRRYVFGLIQKYRERVTEAYSERDDIIVISDEAHRTQYGRLALNMRKGLPRAKFLGFTGTPLIDAGEKQLTREVFGDYVSIYDFQRAVADGATLPLFYENAGEKLKIIDPKVSERIAQHIEAAKQAATLDDPWTDEKEEKLYRELARDYPILTSPTRLDKVAQDFVDHFHQRWRVVENGGGKALMVCLDKITCVKMHDLIVAKWQEKAAQLETAVAAEEALFAAKGKAPTGLLKQRREQVEWMKATECCVVVSQEQGEVAEFAKWKNFRDEPLDITPHREKMVKRDLEKEFKKADNPFRIAIVCAMWLTGFDVKCLATLYLDKPMQGHTLMQAIARVNRVGGGKKHGLIIDYNGMIKSLRRALATFAQGDRAGTGKGEAEQDTVRDDAEALAEYADSLKAATEFLMDLGFDVDELVNAKGFDKQKQILVAVNLLCESDERRKTYQVIVEDVQARHRGLFPHPGLFDFDAVESAVTAIYNKMQDARVSPDVSSLLQDLYDVVDVAVATDAPSVREPTARYDLSNIDFSRLRAEFEKSPFKNVVAMNLMEKIEERLAAMVARNPTRVDLYERYQEIVQEYNKDKDAAEIQKVMDDLFAFNDDCSEEEKRYLREGLANESELAVFDLLQKESLTKGDREAIKKVAKDLLGKLADQRFALERLRSMATVQAQMKAEIIKHLYAHLPATAYDPDEINIKAGAVFAHIYSAGLGGGTPVYH, via the coding sequence ATGGCCAAGAAGGACTATTCCGAAGACCTGTTGATTCAGGCGCCCACAGCAGAACTGTTGGAAAAGCAGCTCGGCTGGGAGAGCGTGTTTGCGCAGGACGAGGGAGCCAAAGGTGGATGGGGGCCAGACAGTCTGCTGGGCCGTGCATCGGATGCGGAGGTCGTGCTGACCCGTGACGTGCTGGCAGCACTCAAGCGCTTGAACCCGGGCCTGCCTGATGCGGCCTATCAGGATGCCTTGGCCGTGGTGGTTCAGGATGACATCACCAAATCGCTGATCGCGCAAAACGAGGAGAAGTACAAGCTGTTGCGCGATGGCGTGCCGGTGAAATACCGCGACGCTACGGGTCGGCTGGTCGACAAACGCTTGCGCTTGATCGATTTTGATGAACCCAAGAACAATCGCTACCTGGCGGTGCGTGAGTTGTGGGTACGTGGCAAATTGTGGCTGCGTCGCCCGGATGTGATCGGCTTCGTCAACGGCTTGCCCCTCGTGTTTATCGAGCTCAAGCGGTTTGAGGTGCACATCGACAGCGCGTACAAGAAAAACTACGCCGATTACCTGGACACCATCCCGCATCTGTTTCACTGGAACGCGCTGGTCATCATTTCCAACGGCCACGATGCGCAGTACGGTTCGCTGACGTCTAGCAAGGAGCATTTCTATCGCTGGAAGCGGCTGGATGAGGATGATGCGGAACCCGGCAAGGATCAGCCCCTGTTGCCGATTCTGTTGCAGGGCATGCTGCATCAGCAGCGCCTGCTGGATATCGTCGAGAACTTCATCCTGTTTGATGCCTCTGAGGGCAGCACGCACAAGATCGTGGCGCGCAACCACCAGTATCTGGGGGTGAATCGCGTAATTGACCGGCTGACCTCCGCCGATCCCAAGATTCAGGCAGAGGTCGCCGCCGGGCAGTTGGGCGTGTTCTGGCATACCCAGGGTTCGGGTAAGTCGTATTCGATGGTGTTTTTGACCGAAAAAATCCATCGCAAACTGTCGGCATCGTGGTCGTTCGTGGTCATTACCGACCGCACCGAGCTGGATGATCAGATTGCATCGACCTACACCAACTGCGGACGCGCCAATAGCAAAACCGATCAGGCCAAGAATGGCGTTGCGCTGCGCTCGATGTTGCGTGACCAGAACCGCCGCTATGTATTCGGCCTGATTCAGAAATACCGCGAGCGCGTCACGGAAGCCTATTCCGAGCGTGACGACATCATCGTTATCAGCGACGAGGCACACCGGACGCAATATGGACGCCTGGCGTTGAATATGCGCAAAGGGCTGCCACGCGCCAAGTTCCTGGGTTTCACGGGCACTCCGTTGATCGACGCCGGCGAGAAGCAGCTGACCCGTGAGGTGTTCGGAGACTATGTTTCGATCTACGACTTTCAGCGAGCGGTGGCCGATGGCGCCACGCTGCCCTTGTTCTATGAGAACGCTGGCGAAAAACTGAAGATCATTGATCCCAAAGTGAGCGAACGCATCGCCCAGCACATCGAAGCGGCAAAGCAGGCTGCCACCCTAGATGATCCGTGGACCGACGAGAAAGAAGAAAAGCTCTATCGCGAGTTGGCGCGGGATTACCCCATCCTGACCTCACCCACGCGACTGGACAAGGTGGCGCAAGACTTTGTTGACCACTTTCACCAGCGCTGGCGTGTGGTCGAAAACGGTGGTGGCAAGGCCTTGATGGTGTGCCTGGACAAGATCACCTGCGTGAAGATGCACGATCTGATCGTGGCCAAGTGGCAGGAAAAGGCCGCCCAGTTGGAAACGGCCGTGGCGGCGGAAGAAGCTTTGTTTGCGGCAAAGGGCAAAGCTCCGACCGGACTTCTCAAGCAGCGGCGAGAACAGGTGGAGTGGATGAAAGCCACCGAATGCTGCGTGGTGGTGTCGCAGGAGCAGGGCGAAGTCGCGGAGTTTGCCAAGTGGAAGAATTTCCGTGATGAGCCACTGGACATCACGCCGCACCGCGAAAAGATGGTCAAACGCGACCTGGAAAAGGAGTTCAAAAAAGCGGACAACCCCTTCCGTATTGCGATTGTTTGCGCGATGTGGTTGACCGGCTTTGACGTGAAATGCCTGGCCACCCTGTATCTGGACAAGCCGATGCAAGGCCATACCCTGATGCAGGCTATCGCCCGCGTCAATCGGGTTGGCGGCGGCAAGAAGCATGGGCTGATCATCGATTACAACGGCATGATCAAAAGCCTGCGACGGGCACTGGCGACTTTTGCCCAAGGTGATCGTGCTGGCACAGGCAAGGGAGAGGCCGAACAGGATACGGTGCGGGACGATGCGGAGGCTCTGGCGGAATATGCAGATAGCCTCAAGGCTGCGACGGAGTTCCTGATGGATTTGGGTTTTGATGTTGACGAATTGGTCAATGCAAAAGGCTTCGATAAACAAAAGCAGATCTTGGTGGCGGTTAACCTTCTCTGCGAAAGTGACGAGCGCCGCAAGACCTATCAGGTGATTGTTGAGGATGTGCAAGCGCGCCATCGTGGCCTGTTTCCGCATCCGGGCCTGTTCGATTTCGATGCAGTGGAGAGTGCTGTCACCGCCATCTACAACAAGATGCAGGATGCGCGTGTATCACCGGATGTCAGTAGCTTGCTACAAGATTTGTACGACGTGGTAGATGTGGCAGTAGCAACCGACGCTCCGTCAGTCCGCGAACCTACAGCCCGGTATGACCTTTCCAATATCGACTTTTCTCGCCTGCGTGCCGAATTCGAGAAGTCGCCCTTCAAGAATGTCGTGGCGATGAACTTGATGGAGAAGATCGAGGAACGTCTGGCTGCGATGGTGGCGCGCAACCCCACCCGCGTGGACCTCTATGAGCGTTATCAGGAAATCGTTCAAGAGTACAACAAAGACAAGGACGCGGCAGAAATACAGAAGGTGATGGATGACTTGTTTGCCTTCAATGACGATTGCAGTGAAGAGGAAAAGCGCTACCTGCGCGAAGGGCTCGCTAACGAAAGTGAACTGGCCGTGTTCGACTTGCTTCAGAAGGAGTCACTCACCAAGGGTGATCGTGAAGCGATCAAGAAAGTCGCCAAGGACTTACTGGGAAAATTGGCAGATCAGCGTTTCGCGTTGGAGCGCTTGCGCAGCATGGCGACCGTGCAGGCGCAAATGAAGGCTGAGATCATCAAGCACTTGTATGCCCACCTGCCAGCCACCGCCTATGACCCTGACGAAATCAACATCAAGGCGGGTGCCGTGTTCGCACACATCTACAGCGCTGGCCTTGGTGGGGGGACGCCAGTGTACCACTGA
- a CDS encoding IS5 family transposase — protein sequence MKQPGFFDVEERLARLSGLGDQLEAFSRTVDFEVFRPDLEKALAYSDGSKGGRPPFDPVLMFKILVIQTLNNLSDERTEYLINDRLSFMHFLGLGLSDRVPDAKTIWLFRERLTQAGAIERLFERFDATLRSAGYLPMSGQILDATLVAAPKQRNTNAEKADLRAGRIPEDWQDKPSKLSHKDRHARWTLKFTKAKQQDDGTMPSSDLAIPFFGYKSHVSIDRKFRFIRKWKTTDAAASDGARLREGLLDKTNTASSVWADTAYRSKANEDFMEKHGFVSKVHRKKPHLKPMPLHIQRSNAGKSMIRSRVEHVFADQKSQTGLFIRTVGITRATMRIGLANIVYTMRRFLFLQRISTTA from the coding sequence ATGAAACAGCCTGGTTTCTTTGATGTTGAAGAGCGGCTTGCTCGTTTGAGCGGTCTTGGCGATCAGCTTGAAGCGTTTTCCCGGACTGTGGATTTTGAGGTGTTCCGCCCTGATCTGGAGAAGGCTCTGGCCTATTCAGATGGAAGCAAGGGCGGGCGACCGCCGTTTGATCCGGTGTTGATGTTCAAGATCCTGGTGATCCAGACGCTCAACAATTTGTCTGATGAGCGGACAGAGTATCTCATCAACGATCGCCTCTCCTTTATGCATTTCCTTGGTCTGGGACTTTCAGATCGGGTGCCTGATGCCAAAACAATCTGGCTGTTCCGTGAACGCCTGACACAGGCGGGGGCCATTGAAAGACTGTTTGAGCGCTTTGATGCGACCCTGCGCAGCGCTGGTTATCTGCCGATGTCAGGCCAGATCCTGGATGCCACGCTCGTAGCGGCTCCGAAGCAGCGCAATACAAACGCAGAGAAAGCGGATCTGCGAGCAGGCCGTATTCCTGAAGACTGGCAGGACAAGCCATCCAAACTGTCGCACAAGGACAGGCATGCACGATGGACGCTGAAGTTCACGAAGGCGAAGCAGCAGGATGATGGAACCATGCCATCCAGCGATCTTGCCATCCCGTTCTTTGGCTACAAATCCCACGTCTCCATCGATCGGAAGTTTCGGTTCATCCGAAAATGGAAGACGACGGATGCCGCCGCCAGTGATGGTGCGCGATTGAGAGAGGGGCTGCTGGATAAAACCAATACGGCCTCAAGCGTCTGGGCTGATACAGCGTATCGCTCAAAAGCCAATGAAGACTTCATGGAAAAGCATGGCTTTGTCTCAAAGGTTCACAGGAAGAAGCCGCATCTCAAACCCATGCCACTCCATATCCAGCGGTCCAATGCAGGAAAGTCCATGATCCGCTCGCGTGTCGAGCATGTTTTTGCCGACCAGAAATCACAGACGGGATTGTTCATCCGAACTGTCGGTATTACCCGGGCCACCATGAGGATCGGGCTGGCCAATATCGTCTACACCATGCGCCGCTTCCTCTTCCTGCAGCGGATCAGCACCACAGCGTAG